The Paracholeplasma brassicae genome includes the window ATTATTATTGTCTTAGTGGTTCTGATTAACGCAGCCATTGGTGTGTTTCAAGAACACAAAGCTGAAAAAGCGGTTGAAGCACTTAAAAACATGAGTACGCCAAAAGCGTTAGTCAAAAGAGATGGTGCTGTTATTGAAATTGATTCAAAAGAGGTTTGTGTGGGTGATATTGTCATTTTGGATGCCGGTCGCTTTGTGCCTGCAGACATCAGGTTAATTGAATCTTCTAATCTACAAATTGAAGAAAGCGCGCTAACCGGTGAGTCAGTTGCCTCTGAGAAAGACGCATTTTGGGTTTCAACAGACGAGAAAACACCGCTTGGTGATCAAATTAACATGGCGTTTCAATCGACACTGGTCACTTATGGTCGTGGCGTTGGGGTGGTCATATCAACTGGTATGAAAACTGAAATGGGTAAGATTGCCTCAATACTTCAAGAAACAACCAACGAACTGACACCACTTCAAAAGAGACTTGAGGAACTTGGTAAGGTACTAGGGATCATCGCACTGACGGTCTGTGTGATTATTTTTGGTTTAGGTTTATTCCAAGGCAATGACCCAATGGAAATGTTTGTTACAGCCATTAGCTTGGCCGTAGCGGCAATCCCTGAAGGTTTAGCTGCAATCGTCGCGATTGTTCTTGCACTTGGTGTCACACGTATGTCAAAAAAGAATGCGATCGTTAAGAAATTACCAGCGGTAGAAACACTTGGTTCAGTTAACGTCATTTGTTCTGATAAAACAGGAACTTTAACACAAAATAAAATGACCGTGACAACGTTTTATACGTATGGGAAAAAGCGACAAAGTGTTTCTGATGATCTAATCTCAGAAGACGAGAAATTCATGCAACAGGCTTTTATCCTTTCAAGTGATGCCTCGATTAAGGACAATCAACCAATAGGTGATCCAACAGAGGTTGCCTTAGTTGAACTAGGTAAAGCCTATCAAATGGAAAAAGAGACACTAGAACAACAAATGCCACGTGTGGCTGAGTTCCCATTTGACTCTACTAGAAAACGCATGTCTACCATCGTAGAGACGAACAATCAATATCACGTGTATACCAAAGGGGCAGTTGATCAACTCTTGGCTATATGTGATTATGTCTTGTTAGATGGGAAAAAAATTCAATTAACAAAGGAAGTTAAAGACGAAGTGCTTGAAATGACCTTAAGCTTAAGTAACGAAGCACTAAGAGTACTAGGTGTAGCCTATAAAGAGACTAATGAGATATTAACAAACGAAGAAATGGAACAACACTTAGTCTTTATTGGGCTTGTTGGGATGATTGATCCCCCACGACTAGAAGTGAAAGATTCAATCAAACTAGCGAAGCAAGCAGGTATCAAAGTTGTCATGATTACTGGTGACCATAAGAATACGGCGTTTGCAATTGCTAAAGAACTTGGTATCGCAGAAAGTTTAGAACAATGCATGACAGGACAAGAATTTGATTTATTGACCGAAGAAGAACGAGTTCAAAAAGTCAATCAATTGTCGGTGTTTGCAAGGGTGTCACCAAATAATAAAGTAGAGATTGTAAAAGCATTTAAAGCCAATGATAACATTGTGTCAATGACAGGTGATGGCGTGAATGACGCACCATCATTAAAAGCAGCAGACATTGGGGTTGCGATGGGAATCACAGGAACCGATGTATCAAAAGGTGCTTCTGATATGATTTTAACGGATGATAATTTTTCAACCATTGTTGAGGCAATTGAAGAAGGCCGAAATATCTACAATAACATCAAAAAAGCCGTTATTTTCTTGCTCAGCTGTAATTTAGGTGAAATTGTTGCGATATTTCTTGCAGTCCTTCTTGGCTGGCCAGTGCCGTTATTAGCAACCCAAATTTTATGGATTAACTTAATCACAGACACATTACCGGCGATTTCACTAGGGATTGATCCAGGTGATAAAGGTGTTATGCTTGAAAAACCACGTTCAAAGAAAGAATCATTCTTTGCACATGGTGCAACTTCTAGAGCAGTCACAGGTGGTCTATTGATCGGTATAACGACGCTTGTGGCGTTTGTTATTGGTCTTTTAGAACAAGGCGTATCGTTTGCAAATATTTCATCAGTTAAACATGGTGATGAAGCCTTCATCTACGCATCAACTATGGCCTTTGTTGTCTTAGCCGTTAGCCAGTTATTCTATTCATTTACGATGAGAAATGAGAAAAAGTCGATTCTTCAGGTGGGTATATTTTCAAATACCAAACTCGTTGGTTCACTCGTCATAGGTGTACTGCTACAGTTAATCGTTATTGGCGTACCATTCTTACAAAACGCATTTGGGGTTACGATGCTTGAATTTGCGGATTTCATCTATGTATTTACATTAGCGTTAATACCCGTGCTCATCAATGAATTATTGAAGTTGGTGACTTATCTTAAAACAAAGAAATAAAATAATAAAAGGTTCCATCGGCTATTTAGCACGTGGAACCTTTGTTTTTTTCTCTGGAACTGGATCGTATTTGGGTTTAAATAATGGGTTGCAAGTTAATACTCTTTTTGAGGTTAAATAGGTCGCTTTTACGAAGTTAAAACGCTCGTAACAGCCAATCGCATACGTTGAACAGGTCGGCGTATGTCGGCACCTAGGCGGGGTATTAGCGGATATATTTTTTTGATACCATTTGATCATTCGAATTGATCTTTTTTCCATTTTAATCACCTTAATATGAGTATAACATAAAAGCTGTAAAAATGTTTTGTTGTTTGCTTAATTAATATGTTATAATTTAGTTAGAAGTGAAAACGATTTCAAGGAGGAATATTTATGAAGGTTTATGAAACAAGCCAGATTAGAAACATTGCCATCCTAGGACATCTAGGCTCTGGAAAGACAACAATTGTTGAGTCGCTATTATTTGCAAGCGGTCAAATTAGTCAACGAGGTAGCATAGAAACAAGAAACACGGTATCAGATCATATGGAAGAAGAAAAGATAAAACTTGGGAGTTTATCAACTTCACTTATTCCAGTTGAATGGAAAGGCATTAAACTCAATTTCTTAGACGTTCCTGGGACAGAAGAGTTAGATGGAGAAATTAAGCAAACATTATCTGTAGTTAAGGGCGCTGTTCTAGTGATTGATGCCTCTAAAGGGGTTGAAGTTGGGACAGAAAGACTATGGAAAGAAATAAGAAAAAACCACATTCCTGCCGTTATTTTTGTCAATAAAATGGATAAAGAAAACGTTAAATTTGAAGACATTTTAGAAGATATTCGTGTCAAATTAGGTAAGAAGGCAGTGCCTTTCTGCTGGCCAATCGGATGCGAAGCGGATTTCGAAGGGTTCGTCAATGTCATCGAGATGAAAGCACGTATTTATGATGGCAATAAATGCAATGATGCTGAAATTTGGGAAGAAAAACGTCCGAAAATCGAGCAAATTAGAGAATTGATTTTAGAATCAGTAGCTGAAACCAGTGAAGAGTTACTTGAAAAATTCTTTGGTGGTGAAGAAATCACACAAGATGAAATATCTAGTGGACTAAAAGAGGGCATTTACAATGGTGAATTGACACCATTAATCGTTGGGTCTGCCACTAAGAATATTGGTATAGAAACAATGCTTAATATGTTAAGTGAGTTTTTACCACAACCTGACGCTTTAAAACCACTTGAAGGTATCAATCCTAAAACAGAAGAGAAAGTAATTAGACATACGGTTGATAACGAACCATTCTCAGGCTATGTCTTTAAAACCATCATTGACCCATTTGTTGGGGCAATCAACTTCGTTAAAATTAACTCAGGGACGTTAAAGACTGGCATCGAAATTGCTGTGCACGACACAGGTAAACAAGAGAAAATTGGGGCATTATTCAGTTTAATGGGTAAAACACAAATTGCCGTTGAACTCGCACACGCTGGTGACATCGTTTGTGTCTCAAAACTGGATAATATACACACAGGTTATACCATTTCAGATCCAAAAGCACCAATTGTCTACCCAGTCGTAGAAGTCTTAAAACCAACCATTTATGTCTCAATCAATCCTAAGAACAAGGCCGATGAAGATAAAATTTCAAACGCACTTCAACGACTAAATATCGAAGATCCTACCTTTGAAATTGTAAGAAATAAAGAAACAAACCAACAATTACTTGGTGGTTTGGGTATGACGCACATTAACTTTGTTTTAGACCGAATTAAAACCGTCTTTAAAGTGGATGTTCAACAAGAAGAACCAAAAGTTGTTTATCGAGAAACGATCAAAAAGAAAGTTGAAGCCGAAGGTAAACATAAAAAACAATCTGGTGGTGCTGGACAGTTTGGTCACGTTTGGATTCGCTTTGAACCAAGTACAGAAACGTTTGAATTTAATGAGGAAGTGTTTGGAGGCGCTGTGCCTAAGAACTATTTTCCTGCCGTTGAAAAAGGTTTATTAGAAACCTTTGAACATGGGCCGTTGGCTGGTTTTCCAGTCATCTTTGTAAAATCAACGTTATATGACGGGTCTTATCACCCAGTAGATTCAAACGAATTATCGTTTAAGTTAGCGGCATCACTTGCGTTTAAAGAAGCATGTAAACAAGCACAACCAACGATTTTAGAACCAATCTTGAAGCTTTATATCACCGTAAAAGACCAATTTGTTGGTGACGTTATGGGGGACATGAATAAGCGACGAGGTCGTGTGCTTGGTATGGCACAAGGCGATGAAGGTCAAATTATTGAGGCAGAAGCACCAGAATCTGAAGTGCTTAAATACACGATTGATCTAAAAGCGATGACACAAGGTAGTGGTTCATTCCAAAGAGAATTTGCTAGATACGAAGAAGTACCACATCATTTAATTGATGCGATTATCACAAAGTATAAAAACTAAGAGATTTCAAGAAGAGGAAATACAAATTTCCTCTTTTTTTTGTCTTTGTTATGATTTAGCTTGCAATATTATTTAAACTGGTTATAATCAATATTTGAGCGTGTAGCAAAGCTTGATAGGGGATATTATGTTAGCAAAAATTAAATCATTTTTTACCAAGGATAAAGTCTTTTTAATTTCATTTGTTGTGGCATTGATTTCGATGCTTTTTGTTTTACCAAATCAATCGTATTTGGGGTATTTCAAGTTAGAGGTTTTAGTCGTTATGTTTGGTTTAATGATTGCCGTTAGCGCCCTGAGTGAACAAAACTTTTTTAAAGTCGTTGCCACTCATATGGTTAGACAATTTAAGAGTTTGAAATTGGTCTCTTTAATCATTATTCTAACCACGTTTTTCTTAGGAATGCTAGTGACAAACGACGCCGTGTTACTCACCTTGGTGCCCTTTACCATCTACGTAACAAAACACACGAAACAGGAAAAATATACCATCATTATCGTCATACTTCAAACACTAGCGGCTAACCTTGGAAGTGCATTAACCCCAATGGGTGATCCTCAAAACATCTATTTGTATTCGAAATTTGATATTCCATTTATGGTCTTTATTAAAACAATGTTACCAATTACCTTGACGGGTTTGGTTTTAATTGTGACAACCACATTAATTTTATTACCAAATCATAAAATTGATCTATACACACCAAATGAAAAAATCAAAGATTATAAAATTTTGGTGGCTTTTACAATCTTAATGCTATCGATTCTTTGCGTGGTTGGTGTTGTTGATGTGATTGTAACACTATTGGCAGTCGTTTTATTAACCATGATCTTCTTTAAACACTTGTTCAAGAAAGTTGACTATCATTTGTTACTTACGTTCACAATGTTTTTCATCTTTACCGGTAACGTATCTCAAATTAATGTGGTAAAAGAAGTGGTTGGTGCACTTCTTATCAGTAACACCTCAACGTTTATCGCCGGTTTTTTTACCTCACAAGTCATTTCTAATGTACCTGCAGCGGTATTGTTATCGACGTTTGCACAATCCAGTCAAGCGCTTTATCTACTTCAAGGGGTTAATGTTGGCGCGATGGGCACAATCATCGGTTCACTTGCTTCATTGATTACCTACAAATTCGTGATAAACGAATATCCAAACGAATTCAAACGTTATTTAATCACGTATACCATCATCTGTGTCATCTATATTGTGATTATTACGAGTGTTGTATTTATATTAAAGTAATCGACCAAGATTTATGTAATCATTAAATGGTGATTATATTGAGGTGTCTAATATGCAATTCGATCTATTATGAAAAAAGAGATTTAAGAACGTTATTTCGAACCAAACCATCATTTCGATGTCAGTCGTGTGAAAAGAAATATCTTAATGTTTGTCGATATGAGACGATTCCAATTGAACGATTTTTGTTACATCGTTATTATTTCTTTGAAGAAGAGGTTCAATTTACAATTGATGCCTTTGATGATCATTATCTGTTATTTTTACAAAATACGCTTGAGGAAATCTTAAAAAACGGGACGTTAATCATCGTAGAATCGCTTAGTGACGAACTATTTCAAGTGCTTGACTTACTTAAATTCTCACATATTTACGTGTATTGTCTTTATGTTTTAAAAATATGAGGTATAATAGAAGTGTAAGGAGGATATGCATATGAGATATGATATCATTGGTAAGAATGGCTTTGTTCCTACAGATGCCATTAAGAGTTATGCAACAAAACGATTAGCAAAGGTTGTCTCCTTCTTTGACGAATCGCTGATTACAGAGGTACGAGTCGTTTGTAAGGTATACAAGGATCACCACAAAGTTGAGGTAACGATTCCAGCAAGAGGAACGGTACTAAGATCAGAGGTAAGCGATCCAGATATGTATACTGCAATTGACAAATCAGTCGATAAGTTAACGACTCAAATTAGAAAACACAAGGATAAACTCAAAAAACACCTTGATAAACAAGGGATTGGAAAAGTTTATTCGGATGACTTTGATACGGAAGCCATCGAAAAAGATGTCTTAGCTAGTCAATTAGTTAAGAATAAACAAATTGAACTTAAGCCGATGTCGGTGGATAGTGCATTAGTTGAAATGGAATTATCAGGGCATGATTTCTATGTATTCCTAAATGAAGAGACAATGAAAGTCAATGTTGCCTATTTAAGAGAAGACGGCGATTACGCAGTCATTGAAACGCATTAATAAATAAGTAAAGCGAATCTTGAAAAAGATTCGCTTTTTTTGTCGATTTAATTTCTAAATAACACCATTCAAACGCACATTATTCGTAATCGTTTGTTGTGATGGTCGGTGTGGACTCACTTTTTAAGTCTTGGTAAAAAGCAACAACCGCAGTGTAGTAATACGGGATGACATAGATTAATGCGATACCAAAGGTAATAATACAAAGGATGTACCAACCAATAAACGATAGTTGTAAGAAGAATAGTCTCAACTTATTACCACGCATCATTTCATTACTCTTTTCTAGTGCCTCTGAGGCAGTAAGTGATGGGTCATCAGCAATCACAAACTCAACAAGAGCGTATTGATAAGCTTTGATGATTCCCGGAATAATAAGAAGTAAAGTAAATAAGAAGACGTATAAAATCTTTAACAAATAGGCAATAACGGATGTCGCAAACCCATTTTGAAATCCATGAAAAAGATCTTCAAATCGTGGATCATTTCGTCTAACGACGTTTAAAAGATAAAACTGTAATCCAACCATGAGTGGTCCTGCAACAATCAGTGAAAGAAAACTTGATACCCCGATGGCAAGACTAACTAAGATTATGATCAATAAAACGTTTAAAAAATTGTCTTTTAGAGCTTCTCTTGCTCTTGCTCTAATAATGGATGCACTTGGCATATAATCACCTCTTAATTAAAAGTATACAGTTAATTAAATAAAAAAACAAGTGCTTATATGCACTTGTTTGCGTTTGTCTTATTTTTGGAATTTAGCTTCAACAACGTCCCAGTTAATAACATTGAAGAATGCACTAACGTAGTCAGGACGTCTGTTTTGGTAATTTAGGTAGTAAGCATGTTCCCATACGTCTAAGCCTAAAATTGGAGTTCCTTCAGCAAGTGGAACGTCTTGGTTTGGTGTTGAAGTCACAACTAATCCTTTAGGTGTTTTTACTAACCATGCCCAACCACTACCGAAACGAGTTTTTGCAGCCGTTTCGAATTGTGCTCTAAATTGCTCAAATGATCCAAAGTCTTTATTGATTTGATCAAGTAATGCGCCTTTAGGTGCTTTTGCGCCACCTGGGGTTAAGATTTCCCAGAATAATGAGTGATTAAAATGGCCGCCACCATTGTTTCTAACGGCACCTCTAATGTCTTCAGGGATCAAGTTATAATCAGCTAACATTGCTTCTAGTGAAGTTGTTAATTCTGGGTGTTTTTCTAATGCTGCGTTTAAGTTAGTCACGTAAGCATTGTGGTGTTTTGTGTAATGGATTTCCATTGTTCTAGCGTCGATGTTTGGTTCTAATGCGTCATAAGCATAACCTAATTTTGGTAATTCATATTTCATAATATAATTCCTCCTTTGTTTACCTTCATTCTACCTTAATAGTGGGTTTAAATCAAATTATTTGCACTCTTATTTATAATGCTGTCTTTCTAATTTAGTTATTATATGCTATAATAGGCAAGAAAAAGAGGTAATGGTATGAATTTATACTTATCAATAAAAAAAATCTTATTTAAAACACCTGCTCGGACAATATTTACTATTTATTTTATGTTCGCACTAGTGGCAGGGTTTATTCTTTGGTTACCGATCTCGCAAAAAGATGGGGTTTCAATTTCTTATATTGATGCGTTATTTATTTCAATTTCTGCGCTTGCATCAGCAGGGTTATCACCGATTCCGCTTTATGATACGTTTAATCTTTTTGGGGGTATTGTCACCTTACTGATCATTCAAATCGGCGGATTAGGTATCGTCCTTTTGGTTGCGAGCTACTGGGTGATATCTGGTAAAAAGATTGGTTTAAGAGAGCGTAGTATCATTGCGGCTGAACAAAATCAATTTACCGTCAAAGGCATTATTAGATTAATTAGTAATGCGTTAATTGCGATACTCGTGATACAAATCATTTATTTAGTCGTCATGACTTTTTATTTATATGTAAAACAACCATTTGATTTGACCTTTGGTGGGGCATTTTTCCATGCGGCATTTTTGGCAGCAAGTTCGTTTGCCAATGCGGGTTTTGAGATGTTTCCTACCTTAAGTAGTTTTGTAGTCTTCCAAGAAAAAGGCATGTATTTTCCGCAATATGCTTCAATGGTACTCATCTTTTTTGGTGGGGTAGGGTTTTGGCCACTAGCTGAAATTACGCTATATTTTAAATCTATTTTCAAGAAAAAACGATATAAAATATCCTACATATCCAAGCTATTGATGTTTCTTCACTTATTAATTTTGGTGATTACAATCATGATCTACACTGGACTTGAATTTAATAATACACTCAGATTCATGAGCATGCCAGAAGCAATCACAGATGTGCTATTCATGTCAACTTCGGTCAGAAGTGCGGGCTTTACAAATACGTCTAACCTAGCGTGGAGTGAATCAACAAAACTCTTTATGAGTGTCTTAATGTTTATCGGTGCAGCACCAAACTCCTCAGGTGGTGGTGTGCGCATGACCACAATCATCTTGTTGTTTAGTACACTCTTAAGTTACGGTAGACACAAAAAACAAGTTAAAGTCTTTAAAAAAGCGATCAAAGAAGCGGCAGTTAAGCGGGCATTAATCGTATTTTCTATGGGGATTTTACTCGTCTTTGTCTCAACCTTCTTAGTTTCAATTGCAGAACCGAGTAAAAAGATCATGGATGTCGCCTTTGAAGTAAGTAGTGCGTTTGGTACGGTAGGTTTGACGTTGAATTTTACCTCTACCATTAGTAATTTTACCAAAGTAATCTTAATGATCAATATGTTTGTTGGACGTATTGGTATTTTAACGCTTCTAGAAGTTCTAGACAATAAAAAAACCGCCAATGTCGTTACTTACGCAGAAATAGACATGATGGTCGGTTAATCTTTAAAATGATTCAATTAATTCTTTGTTGATGTCAATATAAATGGTCTTCTGATGGGTATACGTGACGTAATACCCCGGACGACCTTTTATTTTTTTAATGTTTCTGATTTGTGTGTAATCAACTGCAACGGAAGAAGATTCTCTAAATGGGCTATAATACGCCGCAAGCATCGCAGCTAATCGAATGTTTTCTTCGTCTTTTTCGCCTCTTAAAACGACGTGTGCACCAGGGCCTTGAGTTACGTGAAACCATAAGTCGTTTGAATGAGCAACTTCATGCGTTAGGTAGTCATTTTGCAAGCTGCTTTTTCCAACAAAAATCGTGGCATTCGCTTGTTTAATGGTAAGAAGATGCGTTGTTTTTTTCTTGTTTTTGGGTTGTTTCGTATCTTTTTTAATTAACCCCATTTGTTTAAATTCTTCAATTAGATCGTTGTAGTCACTTTGATTGAAGAAACTTAGGTTAGACTTGATGTCTTTAAAGTAATCAAGATAGTTTTCTGTAATGGCCAATTGGTTTTTAATTGGTTCTAGTGATTTTTTATATTTATGGTATCGTTGATATAGGAATTGGGCATTCTCATTAAGACTTTTTGTTTCATCAAGCGTTAGGTGTTCTAAGGTGCCTCGTTTTTGTTTTAAGTCCATACCAGAGCTATAAATGAAATCCGCTTGATTTTTATAGGTCTCATAATCCTTATTTTGGTCGTAGTCCTTGGTTAGATTGATTTTCTTTTGTTCGTATTTTTTGATTTGA containing:
- a CDS encoding cation-translocating P-type ATPase, giving the protein MYYNQTKEHVLNEVKSNEKTGLSTDEARDRLERDGKNELVSVKNKSIICLFFEQLNDVLIYVLLGAAILTLIASEYADTIIIVLVVLINAAIGVFQEHKAEKAVEALKNMSTPKALVKRDGAVIEIDSKEVCVGDIVILDAGRFVPADIRLIESSNLQIEESALTGESVASEKDAFWVSTDEKTPLGDQINMAFQSTLVTYGRGVGVVISTGMKTEMGKIASILQETTNELTPLQKRLEELGKVLGIIALTVCVIIFGLGLFQGNDPMEMFVTAISLAVAAIPEGLAAIVAIVLALGVTRMSKKNAIVKKLPAVETLGSVNVICSDKTGTLTQNKMTVTTFYTYGKKRQSVSDDLISEDEKFMQQAFILSSDASIKDNQPIGDPTEVALVELGKAYQMEKETLEQQMPRVAEFPFDSTRKRMSTIVETNNQYHVYTKGAVDQLLAICDYVLLDGKKIQLTKEVKDEVLEMTLSLSNEALRVLGVAYKETNEILTNEEMEQHLVFIGLVGMIDPPRLEVKDSIKLAKQAGIKVVMITGDHKNTAFAIAKELGIAESLEQCMTGQEFDLLTEEERVQKVNQLSVFARVSPNNKVEIVKAFKANDNIVSMTGDGVNDAPSLKAADIGVAMGITGTDVSKGASDMILTDDNFSTIVEAIEEGRNIYNNIKKAVIFLLSCNLGEIVAIFLAVLLGWPVPLLATQILWINLITDTLPAISLGIDPGDKGVMLEKPRSKKESFFAHGATSRAVTGGLLIGITTLVAFVIGLLEQGVSFANISSVKHGDEAFIYASTMAFVVLAVSQLFYSFTMRNEKKSILQVGIFSNTKLVGSLVIGVLLQLIVIGVPFLQNAFGVTMLEFADFIYVFTLALIPVLINELLKLVTYLKTKK
- the yidD gene encoding membrane protein insertion efficiency factor YidD — encoded protein: MEKRSIRMIKWYQKNISANTPPRCRHTPTCSTYAIGCYERFNFVKATYLTSKRVLTCNPLFKPKYDPVPEKKTKVPRAK
- the fusA gene encoding elongation factor G — its product is MKVYETSQIRNIAILGHLGSGKTTIVESLLFASGQISQRGSIETRNTVSDHMEEEKIKLGSLSTSLIPVEWKGIKLNFLDVPGTEELDGEIKQTLSVVKGAVLVIDASKGVEVGTERLWKEIRKNHIPAVIFVNKMDKENVKFEDILEDIRVKLGKKAVPFCWPIGCEADFEGFVNVIEMKARIYDGNKCNDAEIWEEKRPKIEQIRELILESVAETSEELLEKFFGGEEITQDEISSGLKEGIYNGELTPLIVGSATKNIGIETMLNMLSEFLPQPDALKPLEGINPKTEEKVIRHTVDNEPFSGYVFKTIIDPFVGAINFVKINSGTLKTGIEIAVHDTGKQEKIGALFSLMGKTQIAVELAHAGDIVCVSKLDNIHTGYTISDPKAPIVYPVVEVLKPTIYVSINPKNKADEDKISNALQRLNIEDPTFEIVRNKETNQQLLGGLGMTHINFVLDRIKTVFKVDVQQEEPKVVYRETIKKKVEAEGKHKKQSGGAGQFGHVWIRFEPSTETFEFNEEVFGGAVPKNYFPAVEKGLLETFEHGPLAGFPVIFVKSTLYDGSYHPVDSNELSFKLAASLAFKEACKQAQPTILEPILKLYITVKDQFVGDVMGDMNKRRGRVLGMAQGDEGQIIEAEAPESEVLKYTIDLKAMTQGSGSFQREFARYEEVPHHLIDAIITKYKN
- a CDS encoding SLC13 family permease — protein: MLAKIKSFFTKDKVFLISFVVALISMLFVLPNQSYLGYFKLEVLVVMFGLMIAVSALSEQNFFKVVATHMVRQFKSLKLVSLIIILTTFFLGMLVTNDAVLLTLVPFTIYVTKHTKQEKYTIIIVILQTLAANLGSALTPMGDPQNIYLYSKFDIPFMVFIKTMLPITLTGLVLIVTTTLILLPNHKIDLYTPNEKIKDYKILVAFTILMLSILCVVGVVDVIVTLLAVVLLTMIFFKHLFKKVDYHLLLTFTMFFIFTGNVSQINVVKEVVGALLISNTSTFIAGFFTSQVISNVPAAVLLSTFAQSSQALYLLQGVNVGAMGTIIGSLASLITYKFVINEYPNEFKRYLITYTIICVIYIVIITSVVFILK
- the hpf gene encoding ribosome hibernation-promoting factor, HPF/YfiA family, which codes for MRYDIIGKNGFVPTDAIKSYATKRLAKVVSFFDESLITEVRVVCKVYKDHHKVEVTIPARGTVLRSEVSDPDMYTAIDKSVDKLTTQIRKHKDKLKKHLDKQGIGKVYSDDFDTEAIEKDVLASQLVKNKQIELKPMSVDSALVEMELSGHDFYVFLNEETMKVNVAYLREDGDYAVIETH
- a CDS encoding DUF975 family protein, which translates into the protein MPSASIIRARAREALKDNFLNVLLIIILVSLAIGVSSFLSLIVAGPLMVGLQFYLLNVVRRNDPRFEDLFHGFQNGFATSVIAYLLKILYVFLFTLLLIIPGIIKAYQYALVEFVIADDPSLTASEALEKSNEMMRGNKLRLFFLQLSFIGWYILCIITFGIALIYVIPYYYTAVVAFYQDLKSESTPTITTNDYE
- a CDS encoding superoxide dismutase, with translation MKYELPKLGYAYDALEPNIDARTMEIHYTKHHNAYVTNLNAALEKHPELTTSLEAMLADYNLIPEDIRGAVRNNGGGHFNHSLFWEILTPGGAKAPKGALLDQINKDFGSFEQFRAQFETAAKTRFGSGWAWLVKTPKGLVVTSTPNQDVPLAEGTPILGLDVWEHAYYLNYQNRRPDYVSAFFNVINWDVVEAKFQK
- a CDS encoding TrkH family potassium uptake protein, yielding MNLYLSIKKILFKTPARTIFTIYFMFALVAGFILWLPISQKDGVSISYIDALFISISALASAGLSPIPLYDTFNLFGGIVTLLIIQIGGLGIVLLVASYWVISGKKIGLRERSIIAAEQNQFTVKGIIRLISNALIAILVIQIIYLVVMTFYLYVKQPFDLTFGGAFFHAAFLAASSFANAGFEMFPTLSSFVVFQEKGMYFPQYASMVLIFFGGVGFWPLAEITLYFKSIFKKKRYKISYISKLLMFLHLLILVITIMIYTGLEFNNTLRFMSMPEAITDVLFMSTSVRSAGFTNTSNLAWSESTKLFMSVLMFIGAAPNSSGGGVRMTTIILLFSTLLSYGRHKKQVKVFKKAIKEAAVKRALIVFSMGILLVFVSTFLVSIAEPSKKIMDVAFEVSSAFGTVGLTLNFTSTISNFTKVILMINMFVGRIGILTLLEVLDNKKTANVVTYAEIDMMVG